GACTCGCTCTTCCGGACGGACCGTTCCACCCAGTCCTCATTGCGGTTCCGCTGCTTGGCGATACCCCGCACATAGGCGACGGCATCGTTCTCAACTTTCTGCATCATGGTCTTGTCGCCGCCGCCGCCGAATCCCAGGGCCACCGGGTGGGCCGCCCCGATGTTCGTGCCGGGCGCCATGGCGGCGATATGCGCGGAGACGGTGATGATGACCCCCGCCGAGGCCGCCCGGGCTCCTGCTGGAGCGACGTAGACAATGACCGGCAGGGGGGCGTTCAGGATTGCCTTGGCGATGTCCCGCATGGCCAGGTCGAGGCCGCCGGGCGTATCGAGCTGGATGATCAGGCCGTCGGCTCCCGATTTCCCGGCCTCGGCGACGCTCTGAACGATGTACTCGGCGATCGGCGGGGTGATGGCGGCGCTCACCGTGACCAGGTCTAAAACGGGTGCTTTTTCTCCCGCCGCCGCATGCGACGGGCCGGACAGAAGCAGGAGCGCCAGGATGCAGATACCCAGGATCCGGATCGATTTCTTCATCATAAAGTCCCCAATTCCTGCATGATCATCTGGACGTCCTCCCAGACCATCTTCTTCGCTCCGGGATTCCGAAGCAGGTAGGCCGGGTGATAGGTCGGCATGAGCCGGATCCCCTGATAGTCGTGGAAACGGCCCCGGAGGACCGTGATCGGCGACTCCGTCTTCAGCAGGGTCTTGGCCGCGAACGTTCCCAGGGCACAGATGACACGCGGCCCGATGGCCTCGAGCTGCTTCCGGAGAAAAGGCTCGCAGGCCCCGATCTCCCCCGGTTCGGGATTGCGGTTCCCCGGAGGGCGGCACTTCAGGATGTTGCAGATGTACACGTCGGACCGCTGGAGCTTCATAGCCTCGATGATGCGTGTCAGGAGCTGACCCGCCCTTCCTACGAACGGACGTCCCTGGGCATCCTCGTCGGCTCCCGGCGCCTCTCCCACGAAGACCAGTTCCGCCCGCGGATTCCCCTCGCCAAAGACCAGGTTCTTCCGGGAAGCCGCAAGAGGACAGCGTCGGCAATCCCCCATCTCCGCGCGTACGTCCTCCAGGGTGCCTTTCACCGGAAGACTCTCCATGATCTGCCCAACCGGCGTCGTCCCGGCCGTTCCGGACTCCGCCGGCAGAGCCCCTGCCTCGCAGAAGAACGACATGCGTCGTCGGGATTCCCGCTCCCACTCTGCGTATTCCCGGAGAGATGAAACGATCCGGTGGAGTTCGCTGCGCGGATCGGTCGGGATTGCGCTCATCCGCGCCGCCTTCTTCTTCCGCTATGGCTGAGGAGTTCGCGGATCCGGTCGAGGATGCGGCCGGCCGCTTCGGATTTGTCCATCAGCGGCAGGGCCTCGACATCCCCCCTGCGATCCATGATCTTAATGATGTTGGTGTCGCACTGAAATCCGGCACCCGCCTCGCGGAGATCGTTGGCCACGATCAGGTCCATGTTCTTCTCGACCATCTTAGCCTTGGCGTTTTCCAGCAGGTTCTCCGACTCCATGGCGAAGCCGACGACGACCCGCCTCCCCTTCTTCATTCCGATTTCCCGAATGATGTCCGGATTCCGCTCCAATTCCAGCGTCAGCGCTCCGCCTTTCTTTTTGATCTTCTGCTCCTGCAGCACCGCCGGCCGGTAATCCGCCACGGCGGCCGCCTTGATGACCACGGTGACACCTGTCAGACGGGACAGGACGGCGTCGCGCATCTCCACGGCGCTCCCGACGTTCACCACTTCCACGCCGGCGGGCGGCGGGAGGGACGTCGGACCGCTGACAAGGGTGACCCGGGCGCCGCGGCGTCGCGCCTGAAGAGCGAGGGCATAGCCCATTTTCCCCGAGGAATAGTTGGTGATGAAGCGGACCGGGTCGAAAGGCTCCCGGGTGGGTCCGGCGGTGACAAGAACGTGTTCCCCTGCCAGGTCCTTCGGCGTCATCAGGGAGACCGCCGCCTCGACGATCTCGGGGACCTCCGGGAGGCGGCCCTCCCCCTCGGCCTTGCAGGCCAGGGGACCCGACGCCGGAGGCAGGACGTGATAGCCCCAGGATTCGAGTTTCCGCAGGTTTTCCTGAAGGGCCGGGCTGGCGTACATCTGAGTATTCATGGCGGGGCAGAAGAGAACCGGCGCCTTCATGGCCATGAAGACCGTCGTCAGGAGGTCGTCGGCGATGCCGGCGGCGGCCTTGCCGATGATGTTGGCCGTGGCGGGGGCGATGATCATCAACTCCGCAAACTCCGC
This genomic window from Syntrophaceae bacterium contains:
- a CDS encoding uracil-DNA glycosylase encodes the protein MSAIPTDPRSELHRIVSSLREYAEWERESRRRMSFFCEAGALPAESGTAGTTPVGQIMESLPVKGTLEDVRAEMGDCRRCPLAASRKNLVFGEGNPRAELVFVGEAPGADEDAQGRPFVGRAGQLLTRIIEAMKLQRSDVYICNILKCRPPGNRNPEPGEIGACEPFLRKQLEAIGPRVICALGTFAAKTLLKTESPITVLRGRFHDYQGIRLMPTYHPAYLLRNPGAKKMVWEDVQMIMQELGTL
- the coaBC gene encoding bifunctional phosphopantothenoylcysteine decarboxylase/phosphopantothenate--cysteine ligase CoaBC codes for the protein MLKGRRVVLGVTGGIAAYKCAELTRELIRQGAQVKVIMTESAREFVTPLTLQTLSGNPVYTELFTLIREQDIAHIALAEFAELMIIAPATANIIGKAAAGIADDLLTTVFMAMKAPVLFCPAMNTQMYASPALQENLRKLESWGYHVLPPASGPLACKAEGEGRLPEVPEIVEAAVSLMTPKDLAGEHVLVTAGPTREPFDPVRFITNYSSGKMGYALALQARRRGARVTLVSGPTSLPPPAGVEVVNVGSAVEMRDAVLSRLTGVTVVIKAAAVADYRPAVLQEQKIKKKGGALTLELERNPDIIREIGMKKGRRVVVGFAMESENLLENAKAKMVEKNMDLIVANDLREAGAGFQCDTNIIKIMDRRGDVEALPLMDKSEAAGRILDRIRELLSHSGRRRRRG